In the bacterium genome, one interval contains:
- a CDS encoding glycosyltransferase: MQTNILRVVSNLGTGGVQRRLASLLPYINKEKFNITICSFKDGPLKNTLVEKGYKVFIIKRMFKFDPMCIIRLFKLIKQEKIQIVHTHTHKPNTTARIAAILARAPIIIANEHNVDEWKSAFQKMIDCLLCRFTDIIIVVSTGVQKFCQSTGIPSCKFRLIYNGVEVDKFKNKNFREIKRKELGIDEKTLVIGTIGRIHPQKGHEFLIQVVEKLLAEHQSLIFLIIGEGYLKEEFILKVKALNLSKNILFLGEREDIPELLSCMDIFVLPSIREGFPNTILEAMASSLPVVATNVGGVRELIIPDETGFIVPLQPVRNKISNGSVDIPALYENLSKLIKDKELRN, translated from the coding sequence ATGCAAACAAACATCTTGCGTGTTGTATCAAATTTGGGAACAGGCGGGGTTCAGAGAAGATTGGCTTCGCTACTTCCTTATATCAATAAAGAAAAATTCAATATCACTATATGCTCTTTTAAAGACGGTCCCCTCAAAAACACTTTAGTCGAAAAAGGATATAAAGTTTTTATAATTAAGAGGATGTTTAAGTTTGACCCAATGTGCATAATCCGTTTGTTCAAACTAATAAAACAAGAAAAAATACAAATAGTCCACACACATACACATAAACCCAATACAACCGCGCGCATAGCCGCAATATTAGCCAGAGCCCCTATCATCATTGCCAACGAACATAATGTAGATGAATGGAAAAGCGCCTTCCAGAAAATGATAGATTGTTTATTATGCCGTTTCACCGACATAATAATAGTAGTATCAACAGGCGTTCAAAAATTTTGCCAGTCAACAGGTATTCCGTCCTGCAAATTCCGCCTTATTTATAACGGTGTTGAAGTTGATAAATTCAAGAACAAAAATTTCCGAGAGATAAAAAGGAAAGAATTGGGCATAGATGAAAAAACTTTAGTAATAGGAACAATCGGGAGAATACATCCCCAGAAAGGCCATGAATTTTTAATACAAGTAGTCGAAAAATTACTAGCAGAGCATCAATCGCTTATATTTTTAATAATCGGTGAAGGCTATTTAAAAGAAGAATTTATACTCAAAGTAAAAGCCCTGAACTTGAGTAAAAACATTTTATTTTTAGGTGAAAGAGAGGATATACCCGAACTATTGTCCTGTATGGATATATTCGTCCTTCCCTCAATAAGAGAAGGCTTCCCTAATACTATTCTGGAAGCAATGGCTTCATCCCTACCCGTTGTAGCCACCAACGTAGGAGGAGTAAGAGAATTAATCATACCCGATGAAACCGGTTTTATAGTTCCTCTTCAACCCGTTAGAAATAAAATTTCTAACGGGTCAGTGGACATACCTGCGTTATATGAGAACTTATCAAAATTGATAAAGGATAAAGAATTAAGAAATAA